In the Phaeobacter gallaeciensis genome, one interval contains:
- a CDS encoding class I SAM-dependent methyltransferase gives MITRLDLFIDRMVSQRACLDYAIAETAGMSGPVFELGLGNGRTYHHMKHNINGRDIYVFERAVASHPDSTPPEELTILGDVRETLPAAVERFGATASLIHADLGGHNRAKNDAFARLVSPLIEPLLAVGGMMVSSDRMYFDSLREMPLPPDAVEGRCFIYRRDA, from the coding sequence ATGATCACCCGTCTGGACCTTTTTATCGATCGCATGGTGTCCCAGCGTGCCTGTCTGGATTACGCCATTGCCGAAACCGCTGGTATGAGCGGCCCGGTCTTTGAGCTGGGGCTTGGGAACGGGCGCACCTACCACCACATGAAGCACAATATCAACGGCCGGGATATCTATGTCTTCGAACGCGCTGTTGCCTCGCATCCTGACAGCACCCCGCCCGAGGAACTGACGATCCTTGGCGATGTGCGTGAAACGCTACCGGCAGCCGTGGAACGGTTCGGTGCGACCGCCAGTCTGATCCACGCGGATCTAGGCGGTCACAACCGCGCCAAGAACGATGCCTTTGCCCGGCTGGTGTCGCCGCTCATCGAACCGCTGCTGGCGGTGGGCGGCATGATGGTGTCCTCGGACCGGATGTATTTTGACAGCTTGCGCGAAATGCCCCTGCCGCCGGACGCGGTCGAGGGGCGCTGCTTCATCTACCGCCGCGACGCCTGA
- a CDS encoding GNAT family N-acetyltransferase: MSVTVRAFRAEDAEAFRTLHRACLAYYQIAPATHDQEERVLALLRAERHMACHLAFDGTQPVGLATWGLSFPAGPGISLVMKELFVSPTVRQKGVGKALLSALIDVARREGCTRFDWATDGTNGGAQRFYEALAAPKMTKQSYRVAETEFDAFQARIKGK; encoded by the coding sequence ATGAGCGTGACAGTCCGAGCGTTCAGGGCAGAAGATGCAGAGGCGTTCCGTACTCTTCACCGGGCCTGCCTCGCGTATTACCAGATTGCCCCTGCCACCCATGATCAAGAAGAGCGGGTGCTTGCACTGCTCCGCGCCGAAAGGCACATGGCGTGCCATCTGGCCTTTGATGGCACCCAGCCCGTCGGGTTGGCCACATGGGGACTAAGCTTCCCGGCCGGCCCGGGCATATCACTGGTCATGAAAGAGCTGTTTGTTTCTCCGACCGTACGACAAAAGGGTGTTGGAAAAGCATTGTTATCCGCCCTCATCGATGTGGCACGTCGCGAGGGCTGCACCCGTTTTGACTGGGCCACAGACGGCACCAACGGTGGCGCACAACGATTTTATGAGGCGCTTGCAGCACCGAAAATGACCAAGCAAAGCTATCGCGTCGCCGAAACGGAATTTGACGCCTTTCAAGCCCGAATTAAGGGCAAGTAG
- a CDS encoding TetR/AcrR family transcriptional regulator, which yields MPPKPILHRDDPTAEPLTGNVKVTRADWLNVAMDVLISHGVEQVKVLALAERMGVSRSSFYWYFKSRQDLLDALLQTWEQTNTAAMVAQTEAPAAAITGAVLNVFHCIANPDLFNTALDFAVRDWARRSGKVRSLLDRSDARRVKALSDMFSRYGYPELEAKTRAKVLYYMQLGYDMAEPNESHKERLQMTPHYLRVFTGKEPLPEELEEFAVYTERYWDV from the coding sequence ATGCCCCCCAAACCGATCCTGCACCGGGATGATCCCACCGCCGAACCCCTGACCGGCAACGTCAAGGTTACCCGGGCCGACTGGCTGAATGTGGCGATGGATGTGCTGATCAGCCACGGGGTTGAGCAGGTCAAGGTGCTGGCCCTGGCCGAGCGCATGGGCGTGTCGCGCTCCTCCTTCTACTGGTATTTCAAATCGCGGCAGGATCTGCTGGATGCGCTGTTGCAGACGTGGGAGCAGACCAACACCGCCGCGATGGTTGCCCAGACCGAAGCCCCTGCCGCCGCGATCACGGGTGCGGTGCTGAACGTCTTTCACTGCATTGCCAACCCGGATCTGTTCAATACCGCGCTCGATTTCGCGGTGCGGGACTGGGCGCGGCGCTCGGGCAAGGTGCGCAGCCTGCTGGACCGTTCCGATGCACGGCGGGTGAAAGCGCTCAGCGACATGTTCTCCCGCTATGGCTATCCGGAGCTGGAGGCAAAGACCCGGGCCAAGGTTCTTTACTACATGCAGCTTGGCTATGACATGGCGGAGCCGAACGAGAGCCATAAGGAACGGTTGCAGATGACGCCTCATTACCTGCGGGTCTTCACAGGCAAAGAACCCCTGCCGGAGGAGCTGGAAGAATTCGCCGTCTACACGGAAAGATACTGGGACGTCTGA
- a CDS encoding ABC transporter substrate-binding protein, whose protein sequence is MYNAPKPATKRTALKPVLAIALAALLAPLAALAGTLPTPQESAFWDQEVASGNLPKAAERLPDAPLVVNLEAKGRAFGVQGGALNTMVTRSKDIRQMVVYGYARLVGYDADYKLQSDILLGYEEEDNKRFTLHLRPGHRWSDGSPFTSADFEYWWKDIANNPLLSPAGPPEFLRAEGELPEVTFPDETTVVFEWQNPNPSFLHHLAQARPPFIYRPSAYLKQFHADYADPAKLAEEVDYARVKSWAALHNKYDNMYKFDNHELPTLQPWMNATAGKKIRHLFVRNPYYHRIDAKGVQLPYIDTVEMEIVSGGLVAAKANAGEADLQARGLGFRDIPILRKGEADGGNYRTFLWGTGTASQIAIYPNLNVNDPVWRKLLRDVRVRRALSVAINRAAINKSLYFKLAKPGAMTVLEKSPFFDPALREAWAQFDPDLANQLLDEAGLTEKDGYGIRQLPDGRPMELIVETAGERQEVENALQIITDDWRDVGVKLVMRPLDRDILRNRVFSGTTAASVWYGWDNGLPQPYTSPAYLAPTDQVFLAWPKWGQYYQTGGEVGEAPDMEPAQRLMELAHDWRIATTEAERVAAWKEMLKIHSEQVYGIGLVAEAPQPVVVSNRLRNVPERGIWAWDPGAHFGVHRMDEFFFEDGQG, encoded by the coding sequence ATGTATAACGCCCCGAAACCCGCGACAAAACGAACCGCCCTGAAACCCGTACTGGCCATCGCGCTGGCCGCACTGCTGGCACCGCTCGCCGCGCTGGCAGGCACGCTGCCCACCCCGCAGGAAAGCGCCTTCTGGGATCAGGAGGTCGCCTCTGGCAACCTGCCCAAGGCGGCAGAGCGCCTGCCGGATGCGCCGCTTGTGGTCAATCTGGAGGCCAAGGGCCGTGCCTTTGGCGTGCAGGGCGGTGCGCTCAACACCATGGTGACCCGGTCGAAAGACATCCGCCAGATGGTGGTCTATGGCTACGCGCGGCTGGTCGGCTATGACGCGGATTACAAACTGCAATCGGATATCCTGCTGGGCTATGAGGAAGAGGACAACAAGCGCTTTACCTTGCACTTGCGCCCCGGGCACCGCTGGTCTGACGGGTCTCCCTTCACCTCGGCGGATTTCGAATACTGGTGGAAGGACATTGCCAACAATCCGCTGCTGAGCCCGGCCGGGCCGCCGGAATTTCTGCGTGCCGAGGGTGAGCTGCCCGAGGTCACATTCCCAGATGAGACCACCGTCGTCTTTGAATGGCAGAACCCGAACCCCAGCTTTTTGCACCATCTGGCGCAGGCGCGCCCGCCCTTCATCTACCGGCCCTCAGCCTATCTGAAGCAGTTCCACGCCGATTACGCCGACCCGGCCAAACTGGCCGAGGAAGTGGATTACGCCCGCGTCAAAAGCTGGGCGGCGCTGCACAACAAATACGACAATATGTACAAGTTCGACAATCACGAGCTGCCCACCCTGCAGCCGTGGATGAACGCGACGGCGGGCAAGAAGATCCGCCACTTGTTCGTGCGCAACCCCTATTACCACCGGATCGATGCCAAGGGCGTACAGCTGCCCTATATCGACACGGTGGAAATGGAGATCGTCTCGGGCGGGCTGGTGGCTGCCAAAGCCAACGCCGGAGAGGCAGACCTTCAGGCGCGTGGTCTGGGTTTTCGCGACATTCCGATCCTGCGCAAGGGCGAAGCCGACGGCGGCAACTACAGGACCTTCCTCTGGGGCACCGGCACCGCCTCGCAGATCGCGATCTATCCGAACCTCAACGTAAACGATCCTGTCTGGCGCAAACTGCTGCGCGATGTCCGGGTGCGCCGCGCCCTGTCGGTCGCCATCAACCGCGCCGCCATCAACAAATCGCTCTATTTCAAACTGGCCAAGCCCGGCGCCATGACCGTGCTGGAAAAAAGCCCCTTCTTCGATCCCGCCCTGCGCGAAGCCTGGGCGCAGTTCGATCCCGATCTGGCCAATCAGCTGCTGGATGAGGCCGGGCTGACCGAAAAGGATGGCTATGGCATCCGCCAACTGCCCGACGGGCGTCCGATGGAGCTGATCGTGGAAACCGCCGGAGAGCGGCAGGAAGTCGAAAACGCCCTGCAGATCATCACCGATGATTGGCGCGACGTGGGGGTCAAGCTGGTGATGCGTCCGCTCGATCGCGACATCCTGCGCAACCGGGTGTTCTCAGGCACCACTGCGGCCTCGGTCTGGTACGGCTGGGACAACGGCCTGCCGCAGCCCTATACCTCGCCCGCCTATCTGGCGCCAACCGATCAGGTCTTTCTGGCCTGGCCGAAATGGGGGCAATATTACCAGACCGGCGGAGAGGTCGGCGAAGCGCCCGATATGGAACCCGCCCAGCGCCTGATGGAGCTGGCACATGACTGGCGGATCGCCACCACCGAAGCGGAGCGGGTCGCCGCCTGGAAAGAAATGCTGAAAATCCATTCCGAGCAGGTCTACGGCATTGGCCTTGTGGCCGAGGCGCCGCAGCCCGTGGTGGTATCAAACCGCCTGCGCAACGTGCCAGAACGCGGCATCTGGGCCTGGGACCCCGGCGCTCATTTTGGCGTCCACCGCATGGATGAGTTCTTCTTCGAGGATGGTCAGGGCTGA
- a CDS encoding ABC transporter ATP-binding protein: MAPLLSVEGLSIGFGRDEAVVRDVSFDVAPGGTLALVGESGSGKTITCRAVLRILPRAAQIRSGRITLHGGDAPLELSRLGERRMRDVRGNRIAMIFQEPMRSLSPLHRIGNQVSEVLWLHEGKSEAAARKEVLECFERVGFPEPQRTYDSYPFELSGGMRQRAMIAMAMVAKPDLLIADEPTTALDVTTQAQVLGLMKELQRDTGMAMILVTHDLGVVANMAEEVVVMHKGRVMEAGPAAPILSAPAHAYTRALINAAPKIPAATQAVPPEPKEDLILELKSVSKTYTLRAGKGWAAPTLIHACRGVDLKLPRGKTLAIVGESGSGKTTAARIALGAEPPDPGGEVLFRPDPDGEIVKVQQMDRAARTAFQREAQMVFQDPYSSLSPRMRIADTMTEPLEIHGIGTPADRRDKAAKMLKTVGLGPEMLQRYPHAFSGGQRQRLSIARALMLDPSLIVCDEPTSALDVSVQEQILRLLENIQEQQGLSYLFISHDLAVVARIADEVAVMRRGLIVEQAPPQTLFHNPQHPYTKALIAAQPEPDIGRPINLDLVSQGAGAPDSWPEHFRFTGAEAPPLVILEPGHKVRCHV; the protein is encoded by the coding sequence ATGGCGCCGCTGTTGTCAGTCGAGGGCCTCAGCATCGGCTTTGGCCGGGATGAAGCTGTCGTGCGCGATGTTAGTTTTGACGTTGCCCCCGGCGGCACCCTGGCGCTGGTCGGGGAAAGTGGTTCCGGCAAGACGATCACCTGCCGCGCCGTGCTGCGCATTCTGCCACGTGCCGCCCAGATCCGTTCTGGCCGCATCACCCTCCACGGCGGCGACGCGCCGCTGGAGCTGAGCCGCCTTGGCGAACGGCGCATGCGGGATGTGCGCGGCAACCGGATCGCGATGATCTTTCAGGAGCCGATGCGCTCTTTGTCGCCGTTGCACCGGATCGGCAACCAGGTCTCCGAAGTTTTATGGCTGCACGAAGGCAAAAGCGAAGCCGCCGCCCGCAAGGAAGTTCTGGAGTGTTTCGAACGGGTCGGTTTTCCCGAGCCGCAACGCACCTATGACTCGTACCCCTTTGAGCTGTCCGGGGGCATGCGCCAGCGGGCGATGATTGCCATGGCGATGGTGGCAAAACCCGATCTTCTGATCGCGGATGAGCCGACCACGGCGCTGGACGTGACAACGCAGGCACAGGTTTTGGGCCTGATGAAGGAATTGCAGCGCGACACCGGCATGGCGATGATCCTTGTGACCCACGATCTGGGTGTCGTTGCCAATATGGCCGAAGAGGTGGTGGTCATGCACAAGGGCCGGGTAATGGAAGCTGGTCCTGCTGCACCGATCCTTTCGGCACCCGCGCATGCATATACCCGGGCGCTGATCAACGCCGCGCCCAAAATCCCCGCCGCCACGCAGGCTGTGCCGCCAGAGCCCAAGGAAGATCTGATCCTTGAGCTGAAATCGGTGTCCAAGACCTACACCCTGCGCGCCGGAAAGGGCTGGGCTGCCCCCACTCTTATACACGCCTGTCGCGGCGTCGATCTGAAACTGCCACGCGGCAAGACGCTGGCCATCGTCGGCGAAAGCGGCTCTGGCAAGACCACCGCCGCCCGCATCGCGCTTGGCGCCGAACCGCCGGATCCCGGCGGCGAGGTTCTGTTCCGCCCCGATCCGGATGGCGAGATCGTCAAGGTTCAACAGATGGACCGCGCCGCCCGCACCGCGTTTCAGCGCGAGGCGCAGATGGTGTTTCAGGATCCCTATTCCTCGCTCAGCCCGCGCATGCGCATCGCGGACACCATGACCGAGCCACTAGAGATCCACGGTATCGGCACCCCCGCCGACCGCCGCGACAAGGCAGCAAAGATGCTGAAGACCGTCGGCCTTGGCCCCGAGATGCTGCAACGCTATCCGCATGCCTTTTCCGGCGGCCAGCGCCAGCGCCTGTCGATTGCCCGTGCGCTGATGCTCGACCCCTCGCTGATCGTCTGCGACGAGCCGACCTCGGCTCTGGATGTGTCGGTGCAGGAACAGATCCTACGGCTCTTGGAAAACATTCAGGAACAGCAAGGGCTGTCCTATCTCTTTATCAGCCACGATCTGGCGGTGGTGGCGCGGATCGCCGATGAGGTCGCGGTGATGCGGCGCGGGCTGATCGTCGAGCAGGCTCCACCGCAGACGCTGTTCCACAACCCGCAGCACCCCTACACCAAGGCGCTGATCGCAGCGCAGCCGGAACCCGATATCGGGCGCCCGATCAATCTGGATCTGGTTTCGCAAGGCGCCGGCGCGCCGGACAGCTGGCCCGAACATTTCAGATTCACAGGAGCCGAGGCCCCGCCTCTGGTCATCCTGGAACCCGGACATAAGGTACGTTGCCATGTATAA
- a CDS encoding response regulator → MPTEMNILLVEDSDLDAMILERTLKRLDLPATVVRARDGVEALDILAGTAPGISIESPFLILLDINMPRMNGHDFLSALRANPDTADQIVFMFTTSDNHADIAEAYKHNVSGYFIKPQGAAELKTLLTSLFRFWEICQPPVPSPA, encoded by the coding sequence ATGCCAACTGAAATGAACATCCTTCTGGTCGAAGACAGCGACCTGGATGCGATGATCCTGGAACGTACTTTGAAACGGCTTGATCTTCCGGCAACCGTCGTGCGGGCGCGTGACGGCGTCGAAGCACTGGATATCCTGGCGGGCACAGCCCCGGGGATATCAATCGAAAGCCCGTTCCTTATCCTGCTGGATATCAATATGCCGCGCATGAACGGCCATGATTTTCTGAGCGCCCTGCGCGCCAACCCGGACACGGCAGATCAGATCGTCTTCATGTTCACCACATCAGACAATCACGCGGACATTGCCGAGGCTTATAAGCACAATGTCAGCGGATATTTCATCAAGCCCCAAGGTGCGGCCGAGCTGAAGACGCTGCTGACCTCTCTTTTCCGGTTTTGGGAGATTTGTCAGCCGCCTGTGCCCAGCCCCGCCTAG
- a CDS encoding Lrp/AsnC family transcriptional regulator, protein MKLDDRDRRILTLLQEDSRISNADLAEAVGMSPSALWRRVRALEEAGVIERYGAVVNAAAMGLGFHAMVHVQLTRHDPEKLKEFIRAVENNSLVQECFATTGQSDYHLRVLAPDLEAYNRFLEEFLFRLPAVASAQTNVVLRTIKRDRPVVP, encoded by the coding sequence ATGAAGTTGGACGACCGCGACCGCCGTATATTGACCCTGTTGCAGGAGGATTCGCGTATTTCCAATGCGGATCTGGCCGAGGCTGTGGGCATGTCTCCTTCTGCCCTGTGGCGGCGGGTGCGTGCGCTGGAAGAAGCGGGTGTGATCGAACGCTATGGCGCGGTGGTGAATGCGGCGGCCATGGGGCTTGGCTTTCACGCCATGGTGCATGTGCAGCTGACACGGCATGATCCGGAAAAGCTGAAGGAGTTCATCCGCGCGGTTGAGAACAATTCGCTGGTGCAGGAGTGTTTTGCGACCACCGGCCAGTCGGATTATCACCTGCGGGTTCTGGCGCCGGATCTGGAGGCCTATAACCGGTTCCTGGAAGAGTTCCTGTTCCGCCTGCCTGCGGTGGCCAGCGCCCAGACCAACGTGGTGCTGCGCACGATCAAGCGGGACAGGCCGGTTGTCCCTTAG
- a CDS encoding indolepyruvate ferredoxin oxidoreductase family protein: MTKLSHDFRSYQLDDRYEMTKGRVFLTGTQALARIMLDQSRRDQNAGMNTAGFVSGYRGSPLGAVDLEFWRSRKRMEEAKVKFMPAVNEDLGATAVLGAQQAVLDPHCEVEGVFSMWYGKGPGVDRSGDALKHGNAYGSSEKGGVLVVAGDDHGCVSSSMPHQSDVAFMAWFMPVLNPADVSEFLTFGEYGFALSRYSGTWVGFKAVSETVESARSVELQPDREFVLPELPPYPGGLHIRRADLPSPEIETRIQAKIKAVRAFAEANPIDRRIYDVEDAKFGFVTTGKGHLDLMEALRLLGLDETACRRLGIDIYKVGMVWPLARPEALRFVNGKEEVLVVEEKRGIIESQFKEYFYDWPGDKPKKMVGKYDSAGEPLIPWTGELSPLQLAPIVAARLDAFFPEENLPAKAAALTAEPPKLINVPGATRTPYFCSGCPHNTSTKLPEGSKAFSGIGCHVMASWMDRETAGYAQMGGEGVPWAVASQFNGNKHVFQNLGEGTWYHSGSLAIRQAVAAKTNITYKILYNDAVAMTGGQPVDGPVSVSGIAQTCRAEGVDRIALVSDDIGKFSRADFPAGTSFHDREEMDAVQRELREIPGVTVLIYEQTCATEKRRRRKRGKMEDPKKFAFINDLVCEGCGDCSLESNCLSVEPKETPFGRKRKINLSSCNKDFSCLNGFCPSFVTVEGGERRKKQPAGLDADQLAARLPAPDLPSLAEPFDLLVTGVGGTGVVTVGALITMAAHLEGKGSSVLDFTGFAQKFGTVLSYIRLSNAPETLNQVRIDQAAADAVIGCDVVVSSAPKASAHYRAGTKVVLNRAEMPTGDLVLRRDADLMTGLREKEIEAVVGAENLSGFNANEAAEALLGDAVLANVMMLGFAWQKGLVPVSGAALNQAIELNGVAIDKNHLAFAIGRAMAVDPGLVSQFYDETPEETETLEQMIDHRAAFLTEYQDANYAARYRATLDRLRSALPADVQDDLVTRAAKSLFKLMAYKDEYEVARLLTADSFKEQIASEFDGNYSVKYHLAPPLLARGKDSRGRPKKSAFGAWLRPALSVMAKAKGLRGSAFNPFGYHAEARLHRDLLDWYEAAMTKVARAYGADRHDTCADILAAPMEIRGYGPVRMEAAAKVRQEVDQQLGQL, translated from the coding sequence ATGACCAAGCTGAGCCACGACTTCCGCAGCTACCAGCTCGATGACCGTTACGAGATGACCAAGGGCCGCGTGTTCCTCACCGGCACGCAGGCGTTGGCGCGGATCATGCTGGACCAGTCCCGCCGCGATCAGAACGCCGGAATGAACACCGCCGGTTTCGTTTCGGGCTATCGCGGCTCGCCCCTTGGCGCCGTCGATCTGGAATTCTGGCGCTCACGCAAGCGGATGGAAGAGGCCAAGGTCAAATTCATGCCCGCCGTGAACGAGGATCTGGGCGCCACCGCCGTTCTGGGCGCGCAGCAGGCGGTTCTGGATCCCCATTGCGAGGTCGAGGGCGTCTTTTCCATGTGGTACGGCAAGGGGCCGGGCGTCGACCGTTCTGGCGATGCACTGAAGCATGGCAACGCCTATGGATCGTCCGAAAAGGGCGGCGTGCTGGTGGTTGCGGGCGACGACCACGGCTGCGTCAGCTCCTCGATGCCGCACCAGTCGGACGTCGCCTTCATGGCCTGGTTCATGCCGGTGCTGAACCCGGCGGATGTCTCCGAATTCCTGACATTTGGCGAATACGGCTTTGCCCTGTCGCGCTATTCCGGCACCTGGGTCGGCTTCAAGGCCGTGTCGGAAACCGTCGAAAGCGCGCGGTCCGTGGAATTGCAGCCGGACCGTGAATTTGTTCTGCCCGAGCTGCCGCCCTACCCCGGCGGGCTGCACATCCGCCGCGCTGATCTTCCCTCGCCCGAGATCGAGACCCGGATCCAGGCCAAGATCAAGGCGGTGCGCGCCTTTGCAGAAGCCAACCCGATCGACCGCCGCATCTACGACGTCGAGGACGCCAAGTTCGGTTTCGTGACCACCGGCAAGGGGCACCTTGATCTGATGGAGGCGCTGCGCCTTCTGGGTCTGGACGAGACCGCCTGCCGCCGACTGGGCATCGACATCTACAAGGTCGGCATGGTCTGGCCGCTGGCCCGCCCCGAGGCGCTGCGCTTTGTGAACGGCAAGGAAGAGGTACTGGTCGTCGAGGAAAAGCGCGGCATCATCGAAAGCCAGTTCAAGGAATATTTCTACGACTGGCCTGGCGACAAGCCCAAGAAAATGGTCGGCAAATACGACAGCGCGGGCGAGCCGCTGATCCCATGGACCGGGGAACTCAGCCCGCTGCAATTGGCACCCATCGTGGCCGCGCGGCTTGATGCCTTCTTCCCCGAAGAGAACCTGCCCGCCAAGGCCGCCGCGCTGACCGCTGAGCCCCCCAAACTGATCAACGTGCCCGGCGCCACCCGCACGCCCTATTTCTGCTCGGGCTGCCCGCACAACACCTCGACCAAGCTGCCCGAGGGCTCCAAGGCATTCTCCGGCATCGGCTGCCACGTCATGGCCAGCTGGATGGACCGCGAAACCGCAGGCTATGCCCAGATGGGCGGCGAAGGTGTGCCCTGGGCCGTTGCCTCGCAGTTCAACGGGAACAAGCACGTGTTCCAGAACCTGGGCGAGGGCACCTGGTATCACTCGGGCAGCCTTGCGATCCGGCAGGCGGTCGCGGCGAAAACCAATATCACCTACAAGATCCTCTATAACGATGCGGTCGCCATGACCGGTGGTCAGCCGGTGGACGGGCCGGTCAGCGTTTCGGGCATCGCCCAGACCTGCCGCGCCGAAGGGGTGGACCGGATCGCACTGGTGTCCGACGACATCGGTAAGTTCAGCCGCGCCGATTTTCCGGCAGGCACATCGTTCCACGACCGGGAAGAAATGGACGCGGTACAGCGTGAACTGCGTGAAATACCCGGCGTCACCGTCCTGATCTATGAACAAACCTGCGCCACCGAGAAACGCCGCCGCCGCAAGCGCGGTAAGATGGAAGACCCGAAGAAATTCGCTTTCATCAACGATCTGGTCTGCGAAGGCTGCGGCGATTGCTCGTTGGAATCCAACTGCCTGAGTGTAGAGCCGAAAGAGACGCCCTTTGGGCGCAAGCGCAAGATCAACCTCTCCTCCTGCAACAAGGATTTCTCCTGTCTCAACGGCTTTTGCCCCAGCTTTGTCACCGTTGAAGGTGGCGAGCGGCGCAAGAAGCAGCCTGCCGGTCTCGATGCAGACCAGTTGGCGGCCCGCCTGCCCGCCCCGGACCTTCCCTCCCTCGCCGAGCCGTTCGATCTGCTCGTCACCGGGGTGGGCGGCACAGGCGTTGTCACCGTCGGCGCGCTGATCACCATGGCCGCGCACCTTGAAGGCAAGGGGTCGAGCGTGCTGGACTTCACCGGCTTTGCGCAGAAATTCGGCACCGTCCTCAGCTATATCCGCCTGTCGAACGCGCCCGAAACGCTGAACCAGGTGCGTATCGATCAGGCCGCCGCAGATGCGGTCATTGGCTGCGATGTGGTGGTCTCCTCCGCCCCCAAGGCGTCGGCCCATTATCGCGCGGGCACCAAGGTGGTGCTGAACCGCGCCGAGATGCCAACGGGCGATCTGGTGCTGCGCCGCGACGCCGACCTGATGACAGGCCTGCGCGAAAAGGAGATCGAAGCGGTGGTCGGGGCCGAGAACCTGTCGGGCTTCAACGCCAATGAGGCGGCCGAGGCGCTCTTGGGCGATGCGGTTCTGGCCAATGTGATGATGCTGGGCTTTGCCTGGCAAAAGGGGCTGGTGCCGGTCAGCGGTGCAGCACTCAATCAGGCGATCGAACTCAACGGCGTGGCCATCGACAAGAACCACCTCGCCTTTGCCATCGGGCGCGCCATGGCGGTGGACCCCGGCCTTGTCAGCCAGTTCTACGACGAAACCCCGGAAGAGACCGAAACGCTGGAGCAGATGATCGACCACCGCGCGGCCTTCCTGACCGAGTATCAGGATGCCAATTACGCTGCCCGCTATCGCGCCACGCTGGACCGCCTGCGCAGCGCCCTGCCAGCCGACGTGCAGGATGATCTGGTCACACGCGCCGCCAAATCCCTGTTCAAACTGATGGCCTATAAGGATGAATATGAGGTCGCCCGCCTGCTGACCGCAGACAGTTTCAAGGAGCAGATCGCGTCGGAATTCGACGGCAACTATTCAGTCAAATACCATCTCGCGCCGCCTCTGCTGGCGCGCGGCAAGGACAGCCGGGGCCGCCCGAAGAAAAGCGCCTTTGGCGCCTGGCTACGCCCGGCTCTGTCGGTGATGGCCAAGGCCAAGGGCCTGCGTGGCAGCGCGTTCAACCCCTTTGGCTATCACGCCGAGGCCCGCCTGCACCGCGACCTTCTGGACTGGTACGAGGCGGCGATGACCAAGGTCGCACGTGCCTATGGCGCGGACCGGCACGACACCTGCGCCGACATCCTGGCAGCACCGATGGAGATCCGGGGCTATGGCCCAGTCCGCATGGAGGCCGCCGCCAAGGTGCGCCAAGAGGTCGACCAACAGCTCGGCCAGCTCTGA
- a CDS encoding glutathione S-transferase family protein, with translation MIFYDCSTAPNPRRARMFLAEKGLSPETHDISIAKGEQLDATFLAVNPRATIPVLVTDTGTVLTENLGIAAYLEAAHPEPPLMGRDADEKGLVLMWNSIVEQQGGAPVAEVLRNTHPAFENRAIPGPDHYAQIPELAERGQARTARFFDLLEERLQDSPFLATDHFTLADISAFVFVDFARVIKMRVPEANTATLAWQEAIRERPSSQL, from the coding sequence ATGATTTTCTACGATTGCTCCACCGCGCCGAACCCGCGTCGGGCGCGGATGTTTCTTGCGGAGAAGGGGCTGAGCCCTGAAACCCATGACATTTCCATCGCCAAGGGAGAGCAGCTGGACGCGACCTTTCTGGCGGTGAACCCGCGCGCGACGATCCCGGTTCTGGTCACCGATACGGGCACTGTCCTGACCGAAAACCTTGGCATTGCCGCCTATCTGGAGGCGGCGCATCCGGAACCGCCGTTGATGGGACGCGACGCCGATGAAAAAGGGCTGGTGCTGATGTGGAACTCCATCGTCGAACAGCAGGGCGGCGCCCCCGTGGCCGAGGTGTTGCGCAACACTCACCCGGCGTTTGAAAACCGCGCCATTCCCGGCCCCGATCACTATGCCCAGATCCCTGAGCTGGCCGAACGGGGACAGGCGCGGACTGCGCGGTTCTTTGATCTCTTGGAAGAGCGCCTGCAGGACAGCCCCTTCCTTGCCACTGATCATTTCACGCTGGCGGATATCTCGGCCTTCGTCTTTGTCGACTTTGCTCGCGTGATCAAGATGCGCGTGCCCGAAGCCAACACGGCCACGCTGGCCTGGCAAGAGGCCATTCGGGAGCGTCCAAGTTCGCAGTTGTAG
- a CDS encoding DUF3307 domain-containing protein produces MQVKHMFADFFLQTPKMLSGRGEYLHSGRAQHAGVHTLGSILVFVLMGAPVLFILITCVLEWIVHFNIDYCKARYSDSKKLTPQQAAFWRAAGTDQALHQLTYIAMAAAWLKYAT; encoded by the coding sequence ATGCAGGTCAAACATATGTTCGCAGATTTCTTTCTGCAGACACCAAAGATGCTGTCGGGGCGCGGCGAATACCTGCACAGCGGTCGTGCGCAGCATGCCGGAGTTCACACGCTGGGTTCCATTCTGGTCTTCGTGCTGATGGGCGCGCCCGTCCTGTTCATCCTGATCACCTGCGTGCTGGAATGGATCGTGCATTTCAACATCGACTACTGCAAGGCGCGCTATTCCGACAGCAAGAAACTGACGCCGCAACAGGCGGCTTTCTGGCGCGCTGCCGGTACCGATCAGGCGCTGCACCAGCTGACCTATATCGCCATGGCCGCCGCCTGGCTGAAATACGCGACCTAG